One part of the Bdellovibrio sp. KM01 genome encodes these proteins:
- a CDS encoding GTP cyclohydrolase II, which translates to MYEPKRSPHVVLTSHSSHVFKESLPIHWGATTPMERGPIIGSLTDTKKRNAIGTHSGSYTVYRALSIAQKRYSTSHRPDLNNTQSPVKIGPFPSWQDPDKIVSLDPWGFDVPMHFKEAYACGYDVRPTIAVTQARLQIPEINEAIDKGRLKIDGKIITEARDIKVTKVAIEPVWYLPGIAKRLGVEEGDLRKILFQETGGMFPELVTRPDLKVMLPPIGSTTVYIFGETADLANPEIELTCRVHDECNGSDVFGSDICTCRPYLIYGIEDAVRTAQRGGVGLIAYYRKEGRALGEVTKFLVYNARKRQAGGDSAATYFHRTECVAGVEDARFQELMPDILNFFGITKIHNLHSMSNMKYDAIVKSGITVVNRISIPDNLIPADAQVEMEAKKAAGYFNPGAQKTAQELAMVQGRGIDEQY; encoded by the coding sequence ATGTACGAACCTAAAAGATCACCTCACGTCGTTCTTACCTCTCACTCAAGTCACGTTTTCAAAGAAAGCTTACCGATCCATTGGGGGGCCACCACTCCCATGGAGCGTGGACCAATTATCGGTTCTTTGACGGATACGAAAAAACGAAATGCTATTGGAACTCATAGCGGGAGTTATACGGTTTACCGTGCACTTTCGATTGCGCAAAAACGTTATTCCACTTCTCACCGCCCGGATTTGAACAACACGCAAAGCCCGGTAAAAATCGGTCCTTTTCCGTCGTGGCAGGATCCTGACAAAATCGTGTCCCTGGATCCCTGGGGTTTTGACGTTCCGATGCATTTCAAAGAAGCCTATGCCTGTGGCTATGATGTGCGCCCCACAATTGCGGTGACTCAGGCTCGTTTGCAAATTCCTGAAATTAACGAAGCGATCGATAAAGGCCGTCTAAAAATTGACGGTAAAATTATCACTGAAGCTCGCGACATCAAGGTCACAAAAGTCGCGATTGAACCCGTGTGGTACTTACCAGGGATCGCCAAAAGATTAGGCGTTGAGGAAGGTGACCTTAGAAAAATTCTTTTTCAAGAAACTGGCGGCATGTTCCCGGAACTAGTCACTCGCCCAGATTTAAAAGTGATGTTGCCACCGATAGGTTCCACCACAGTTTATATTTTTGGTGAAACCGCAGATCTGGCGAATCCTGAAATCGAGCTCACTTGTCGTGTACATGACGAATGTAACGGATCAGATGTGTTTGGTTCAGACATTTGTACCTGCCGCCCTTATTTGATTTATGGAATCGAGGATGCCGTTCGCACGGCGCAGCGCGGAGGCGTGGGACTTATTGCTTACTACCGTAAAGAAGGCCGCGCCCTTGGCGAAGTGACGAAATTCCTGGTTTACAATGCTCGTAAACGCCAAGCCGGAGGAGACTCCGCTGCGACCTACTTCCATCGCACCGAATGTGTTGCCGGGGTTGAGGACGCGCGATTCCAAGAATTGATGCCAGACATTTTAAATTTCTTTGGAATCACGAAAATCCACAATCTGCACTCGATGAGCAATATGAAATATGATGCCATCGTGAAAAGCGGCATCACCGTGGTGAACCGTATTTCTATTCCTGACAATTTGATTCCTGCCGATGCGCAGGTCGAAATGGAAGCGAAAAAGGCTGCCGGATACTTTAATCCCGGCGCACAGAAAACAGCCCAAGAACTGGCTATGGTTCAAGGAAGAGGAATCGATGAACAATACTAG
- a CDS encoding URC4/urg3 family protein, translating into MNNTSDQVIDVNFLLSPQAVRHSAEKILDLTIKDQTHFRYHPEKMPAVVDYVLQVIRENYPELNIPFHSRWGHFRAGNVDRTLWLKKRIQHLDPLEQARIKLDLVIPSVLLDAGAGNIWSFKEESTGKIFQRSEGLGIASFYLFIIGYLSDDLDEPLQATDLGLQTLSREALSKIFQVTERNPLVGIEGRLQLIQNLGRTVAEKKNIFPLGRPGSMVDYLRAKYGMKLTGPQLLRAVLDGLGDIWPGRLQVDGVNLGDTWHYDKIPGGLACFHKLSQWMTYSLMEPLMEAGFELTEVDQLTGLAEYRNGGLLLDRGLISLKDPKLADVSHSPDSEIIVEWRGLTVSLLDRIGQAVQKELHKDPADFPLAKVLEGGTWWAGRKAAKVLRPDGSPPLKIQSDGTVF; encoded by the coding sequence ATGAACAATACTAGTGATCAAGTTATCGACGTGAATTTCTTGCTGTCCCCGCAAGCAGTTCGCCATAGTGCTGAAAAAATCTTGGACTTAACAATCAAAGATCAAACTCACTTTCGCTATCATCCTGAAAAGATGCCGGCGGTTGTGGATTACGTTCTGCAAGTGATTCGTGAAAACTATCCTGAACTCAACATTCCGTTTCACTCTCGCTGGGGGCACTTCCGGGCGGGTAACGTGGATCGCACTTTGTGGCTGAAAAAGCGCATTCAACATCTGGATCCTTTGGAACAAGCGCGTATCAAACTTGATCTCGTCATTCCTTCTGTATTGTTGGATGCTGGAGCCGGCAATATCTGGTCCTTTAAAGAGGAAAGTACGGGGAAGATCTTCCAACGCTCTGAGGGACTGGGGATTGCCAGTTTCTATCTGTTCATCATTGGTTATCTTTCTGATGATTTGGATGAACCATTGCAAGCCACTGATTTGGGCTTACAAACTTTAAGCCGTGAAGCTTTAAGCAAAATCTTTCAGGTCACCGAAAGAAATCCACTCGTGGGCATCGAGGGACGCCTGCAACTGATTCAAAACCTGGGGCGCACCGTTGCCGAGAAAAAGAATATTTTCCCGCTGGGTCGTCCGGGCAGCATGGTTGATTATCTCAGAGCGAAATACGGCATGAAGCTCACTGGGCCTCAGTTACTTCGCGCAGTTCTTGATGGTTTGGGTGATATTTGGCCCGGCCGCTTGCAAGTCGACGGAGTGAATCTGGGAGACACTTGGCACTATGACAAAATCCCGGGGGGCCTTGCCTGCTTCCATAAGCTTTCTCAGTGGATGACTTATTCATTGATGGAACCCTTGATGGAAGCTGGATTTGAACTGACAGAGGTCGATCAATTGACGGGCCTGGCGGAGTATCGCAACGGGGGCCTGCTGTTAGATCGCGGTTTGATTTCTTTGAAAGATCCTAAACTGGCTGACGTCTCCCACTCCCCCGATTCTGAAATCATCGTGGAATGGCGTGGATTAACGGTTAGCCTCCTAGACCGCATCGGTCAGGCCGTTCAAAAAGAACTACACAAGGATCCAGCTGATTTCCCCTTGGCAAAAGTTCTTGAGGGAGGCACTTGGTGGGCGGGTCGCAAGGCTGCAAAAGTGCTTCGTCCCGATGGCTCCCCTCCTTTGAAAATTCAAAGTGACGGGACTGTTTTTTAA
- the upp gene encoding uracil phosphoribosyltransferase: MHARTKVINHPLLRHKLGYLRDRNTYSHEFREMVKEVTKILVYEAMKDWIHMEKINIDTPMARATAYRISNPPIVVSVMRAGNGMLDAALSMIPFASTGFIGIYRDKFINNTVEYYFKMPQEVLGKEVLLCDPLIATADTIIAAIDRLKNYGVGRIKVLSILASEQGLEKIHHFHPDVEVLTLDIETEMNEAGYLVPGLGDAGDRLFQTK, translated from the coding sequence ATGCACGCACGCACGAAAGTTATCAATCACCCCCTTCTTCGCCATAAGCTTGGGTATTTGCGCGATCGCAACACCTACTCTCACGAATTCCGTGAAATGGTCAAAGAGGTCACTAAGATTTTGGTTTATGAAGCCATGAAAGACTGGATTCATATGGAAAAGATCAATATCGATACGCCCATGGCCAGGGCGACGGCTTATCGAATCAGCAACCCTCCCATTGTGGTATCGGTGATGCGAGCCGGGAACGGAATGTTGGATGCCGCTTTAAGCATGATCCCCTTTGCCAGCACCGGTTTTATTGGCATTTACCGAGATAAATTCATCAATAATACCGTGGAGTACTATTTCAAAATGCCTCAGGAAGTTCTGGGCAAAGAAGTGCTTCTTTGCGACCCTTTGATTGCGACAGCAGATACCATTATCGCGGCCATTGACCGCCTTAAAAACTATGGAGTCGGTCGAATCAAAGTTTTATCGATTCTAGCGAGTGAACAAGGCCTTGAAAAGATCCATCATTTTCACCCTGACGTAGAAGTGTTGACTCTAGATATAGAAACAGAGATGAATGAAGCCGGCTATCTGGTCCCAGGCTTAGGCGACGCTGGAGACAGGCTTTTTCAAACCAAGTAG
- the udk gene encoding uridine kinase, with translation MNTQWQRPHIIGVAGGSGSGKTYFARELQNLLGKDHCSILYQDNYYHDQSARFDGDGGSVNFDHPESLDFALLAEGLRTLKQGKTLSVPLYDFVTHTRKVETESKEPTRIVLVDGILILHSPEVRAELDEAIYFDTPEFIRFERRLQRDVEERGRTPEGVRKQFDLQVRPMHNMFVEPSKEHAHRVIKDHEDYHRALAQVRLHLATKFNI, from the coding sequence ATGAATACACAGTGGCAACGACCTCATATTATCGGAGTGGCTGGTGGCAGTGGCTCGGGGAAAACCTATTTTGCCCGTGAACTTCAAAACCTCTTGGGAAAAGATCATTGTTCGATTCTGTATCAGGATAACTATTATCATGACCAATCCGCGCGTTTTGATGGTGATGGGGGCTCTGTGAATTTCGATCATCCAGAAAGTTTGGATTTTGCTCTTTTGGCAGAGGGTCTTCGTACACTCAAGCAGGGTAAAACTCTTTCTGTGCCTCTTTATGACTTTGTCACTCACACCCGCAAAGTCGAAACTGAGTCCAAAGAACCAACAAGAATCGTTTTAGTTGATGGCATCTTAATTCTCCACTCACCAGAAGTGCGTGCCGAGTTAGACGAAGCGATCTACTTTGATACTCCTGAGTTCATTCGCTTTGAACGTCGCTTGCAACGCGATGTTGAAGAGCGTGGCCGCACTCCAGAAGGCGTGCGCAAACAGTTTGATCTTCAAGTCCGTCCTATGCACAATATGTTTGTCGAGCCTTCGAAAGAACACGCTCACCGAGTTATCAAGGATCACGAAGATTATCATCGTGCCTTGGCGCAAGTTCGCTTGCATCTCGCAACTAAATTCAACATTTGA
- a CDS encoding APC family permease, with product MNQNSEMTRTLGFIPVLSLVIGTILGTGVFLKAAIMSQYLGNSMWVLIAYVVAGLLSLAGALTYAEIGILFPRAGGEYVYLKEAFGEMPAYLYGWQRFWVSAPGTIAAYAVGTATFAAPILNLDWMGGQKGFAIILIVLFSCLNCLNVQLNGRLASVMTFLKVAMLVFIIGGVMFLSKSGTHENLMASGTTFPGFSAFGAALLAALWAYDGWNNMPMVAGEIKNPSRNIPWGLGLGVLVILGLYALIHYCYFYALPFNEVLTANSKVNPQALPVAAKVAQSFMGPAGVLFLGIAMMFSAIGAMNASILTNARVPYAMAKDGLFATSMAKLHPKTESPYVAILVQAVFSVILAMSGSFDQLTDYVVFASWIFYALVTASVFKFRKTMPDAPRSYKTWGYPVVPVVFLILAVLLLINTLWTSPQESMWGLVIIMAGAPVYYIQKKYFAVVPQRATE from the coding sequence ATGAACCAAAATTCCGAAATGACCCGAACACTTGGCTTTATTCCCGTGTTATCTCTGGTCATCGGAACGATATTGGGAACAGGGGTTTTTCTTAAAGCTGCAATCATGTCCCAATATCTGGGAAATTCCATGTGGGTTCTGATCGCTTATGTTGTGGCCGGCTTGCTATCTTTGGCGGGTGCTTTGACGTACGCCGAGATTGGAATTCTTTTTCCACGCGCAGGCGGCGAATACGTGTATTTGAAAGAAGCCTTTGGCGAAATGCCCGCTTACCTTTATGGCTGGCAAAGATTCTGGGTGAGTGCTCCGGGCACGATCGCGGCCTATGCCGTGGGAACTGCGACCTTTGCAGCACCGATCTTGAACCTTGATTGGATGGGTGGACAAAAGGGCTTTGCCATCATCTTAATCGTTCTTTTCTCCTGCCTGAACTGTTTAAACGTGCAACTGAATGGCCGCCTGGCTTCGGTTATGACATTCTTAAAAGTCGCGATGCTGGTTTTCATTATCGGTGGCGTGATGTTCCTTTCTAAATCAGGCACTCATGAAAACTTGATGGCGTCGGGCACCACCTTCCCTGGATTCAGTGCTTTTGGTGCAGCCTTGTTAGCGGCCCTATGGGCTTACGACGGCTGGAACAATATGCCGATGGTAGCGGGTGAAATTAAAAATCCATCTCGCAACATCCCTTGGGGGTTAGGCTTGGGAGTTTTAGTGATCCTGGGACTGTATGCTTTGATTCACTACTGCTATTTTTATGCTTTGCCTTTTAATGAAGTACTGACGGCAAACTCCAAAGTGAATCCGCAAGCTCTTCCCGTGGCTGCCAAAGTGGCCCAAAGCTTTATGGGTCCCGCTGGAGTGCTGTTCTTAGGTATCGCAATGATGTTCTCGGCGATTGGAGCCATGAATGCTTCGATCTTAACGAACGCCCGTGTGCCTTATGCGATGGCGAAAGATGGTTTGTTTGCGACCTCGATGGCGAAGCTTCACCCTAAAACAGAATCACCTTACGTGGCGATCCTGGTGCAAGCGGTGTTCTCTGTGATTCTGGCTATGTCAGGATCCTTTGATCAGCTGACAGACTATGTGGTTTTTGCTTCGTGGATTTTCTATGCCTTGGTAACGGCTTCTGTCTTTAAATTCAGAAAAACAATGCCCGATGCTCCCCGTTCTTACAAAACCTGGGGATATCCAGTGGTGCCAGTGGTGTTCTTAATCTTAGCAGTGCTGTTATTGATTAACACGCTTTGGACAAGCCCGCAGGAAAGCATGTGGGGCTTGGTCATCATTATGGCGGGAGCTCCAGTTTACTATATCCAAAAAAAGTACTTCGCCGTCGTTCCGCAAAGAGCGACTGAGTAA
- a CDS encoding group II truncated hemoglobin: MSQEKMMYELIGGEPVVRKICQRFYEIMDTMAEVKVIRDMHPENLRGSEEKLFMFLSGWLGGPNLFQERFGHPRLRMRHFPFAIGKSERDQWMLCMVHAFEDVGIQEPMRSELLHSLLNLADHMRNQPEPGAKEE, encoded by the coding sequence ATGTCTCAGGAAAAAATGATGTATGAATTGATAGGCGGGGAGCCGGTGGTAAGGAAGATTTGCCAGCGCTTTTACGAGATCATGGACACGATGGCGGAAGTGAAGGTGATTCGTGATATGCATCCTGAAAATCTTCGCGGCTCTGAAGAAAAACTTTTTATGTTTTTATCGGGCTGGTTGGGAGGACCGAATTTGTTCCAGGAACGTTTTGGTCACCCTCGTCTGCGCATGCGCCACTTTCCTTTTGCCATCGGAAAATCTGAACGTGATCAATGGATGCTTTGCATGGTTCATGCATTTGAAGATGTGGGTATTCAAGAGCCGATGAGAAGTGAGCTTTTGCATTCCCTTTTGAATCTGGCTGATCATATGAGAAATCAGCCAGAACCGGGTGCCAAAGAGGAATAG
- a CDS encoding zinc ribbon domain-containing protein YjdM: MSSENKCPQCGSENIYEDGNLWVCPECAHEWSAHAASADAADSEESGVKVYKDANGNILQDGDTVVVVKDLKIKGSSSVVKVGTKVKNIRLQDGGDGHDIACKIDGFGAMNLKSEFVKKA, from the coding sequence ATGAGCAGCGAAAACAAATGTCCTCAATGTGGTTCGGAAAATATTTATGAAGATGGCAACCTTTGGGTTTGCCCAGAGTGCGCACACGAGTGGAGCGCTCATGCGGCATCCGCAGATGCAGCTGACTCTGAGGAATCTGGCGTTAAGGTCTACAAAGACGCCAACGGAAACATCCTTCAGGATGGCGACACCGTTGTCGTGGTTAAAGATCTTAAAATCAAAGGGTCTTCGTCCGTCGTTAAAGTGGGAACGAAAGTTAAGAACATCCGTTTACAAGACGGTGGTGACGGTCACGACATCGCTTGCAAAATCGATGGCTTTGGTGCGATGAATTTGAAATCTGAATTCGTCAAAAAAGCCTAA
- a CDS encoding LEA type 2 family protein, which translates to MKYIAVILMVFLSGCSYLQKRYAQKPEIDLAQIYFQDTTALSTTMVFVLSVKNPNKIDLNVEEMAYEIQLDGKEFAKARTEKKTKIPAGETAKVEVPLPVNFLKAIGGIAKVLGGEDVGYQIDGSAKVSGFTIPFNEKGQFNMNGLKK; encoded by the coding sequence ATGAAATATATTGCAGTTATTCTCATGGTATTTTTAAGCGGTTGCAGTTATCTGCAGAAGCGTTATGCGCAAAAACCCGAGATCGATCTCGCGCAAATTTACTTTCAGGATACGACGGCTCTTTCGACAACGATGGTTTTCGTTTTGAGCGTTAAAAACCCCAATAAAATTGATCTAAATGTCGAGGAGATGGCTTACGAAATTCAACTCGACGGAAAAGAATTTGCGAAAGCGCGCACGGAGAAGAAAACCAAAATTCCTGCTGGTGAAACTGCTAAGGTCGAGGTCCCTTTGCCTGTGAACTTTTTAAAAGCCATTGGCGGTATCGCCAAAGTTTTAGGTGGCGAGGACGTGGGATATCAAATCGATGGAAGCGCGAAAGTCTCGGGCTTCACCATTCCCTTTAATGAAAAAGGCCAATTCAATATGAACGGCCTTAAGAAGTAG
- the dnaJ gene encoding molecular chaperone DnaJ, with the protein MARRDFYEILGVEKGADQDTIKKAYRKMAMQYHPDKNPGNKEAEEKFKEAAGAYEVLSDTQKRAQYDRFGHDAFTSRGGGGGGFQDAEDIFSHFGDIFGDLFGGGGGPRQQRRNRNEPRRGSDLRYVTEIQLKDVISGLEKEIEFDTDENCKTCNGSGAEKGSHSETCHTCGGSGQVVRSQGFFAMASTCPTCHGQGTVVKNPCKPCKGKGRTSVHKKIRLNIPPGVDTGTRLRVATEGEGGYMGGQPGDLYVEIRVKPHNKFERRGDDLIGDLSVPYVQMLLGGEVEVPTVTGKATVEIPRGCENGDNVKLAGEGLPSLRGNRRGDIYYHVSVEFPDKLTKEEEKHLREIAKENGLKVSAAGKKLFG; encoded by the coding sequence ATGGCTCGAAGAGACTTTTACGAAATTCTAGGCGTTGAAAAAGGCGCTGATCAAGACACAATCAAAAAAGCTTATCGCAAGATGGCGATGCAGTACCATCCTGATAAAAATCCCGGCAATAAAGAAGCTGAGGAAAAGTTTAAAGAAGCAGCCGGTGCTTACGAAGTTCTGAGCGATACACAGAAACGCGCTCAGTACGATCGTTTCGGTCATGATGCTTTTACCAGCCGTGGCGGTGGGGGCGGTGGCTTCCAGGATGCAGAAGATATCTTCTCGCACTTTGGTGACATCTTTGGAGACTTGTTTGGTGGCGGGGGCGGGCCTCGTCAGCAGCGTCGCAATCGCAATGAGCCACGTCGTGGTTCTGACCTTCGCTATGTCACCGAGATTCAACTGAAAGACGTGATCTCGGGCCTTGAAAAGGAAATCGAATTCGACACCGACGAAAATTGCAAAACGTGTAACGGCTCTGGAGCTGAAAAAGGTTCCCATTCAGAAACTTGCCACACTTGTGGTGGTTCAGGTCAGGTTGTGCGTTCCCAAGGTTTCTTTGCTATGGCTTCCACTTGTCCAACTTGCCATGGGCAGGGGACAGTGGTGAAAAATCCATGTAAGCCATGTAAAGGTAAAGGTCGTACCTCTGTTCATAAGAAAATTCGCCTAAACATTCCTCCTGGTGTCGACACTGGCACACGTCTGCGTGTCGCAACGGAGGGTGAGGGTGGTTACATGGGCGGACAGCCTGGTGACCTTTACGTTGAAATTCGCGTGAAACCCCATAACAAGTTTGAACGGCGTGGAGATGACCTGATTGGTGATCTTTCTGTACCGTACGTGCAAATGTTGTTGGGTGGTGAAGTCGAAGTTCCCACAGTCACGGGCAAAGCGACTGTGGAAATTCCTCGTGGGTGTGAAAATGGCGACAACGTGAAGCTTGCGGGTGAGGGGTTACCATCACTCAGAGGAAATCGTCGTGGCGATATCTACTATCATGTGAGTGTCGAGTTCCCGGATAAGCTAACTAAAGAAGAAGAAAAACACCTGCGAGAGATAGCTAAAGAAAATGGCCTAAAAGTCAGCGCAGCTGGAAAAAAACTTTTCGGATAA
- a CDS encoding lipopolysaccharide assembly protein LapB encodes MNSFKFMNFKARIPEFILGILAFFLLWISATNQPISQTSKRALIRPPEYMDKFSFGFNEAIADSLWIRTIQDFDYCESQTGKNICVNNSWLYHMLDTITNLSPHFRIAYAAGGLALTIIITDVDGATKIFEKGVKNFPKDWPIIYRAAYHYIYEVHNKERAAELLIQAGKNGAPPWVYSLAGRMYSDNGQIELAEKLLEEMINENHDSVIVQRLKDKISSLKEKLQTKKQK; translated from the coding sequence GTGAATTCGTTCAAATTTATGAATTTCAAAGCAAGAATCCCAGAATTTATTCTGGGAATTCTTGCTTTTTTTCTGTTATGGATTTCGGCGACAAACCAACCCATATCACAAACCTCAAAACGTGCCCTGATTCGTCCGCCCGAATACATGGATAAATTTAGCTTTGGTTTTAACGAAGCTATTGCTGATTCGCTCTGGATCAGAACAATTCAAGACTTCGATTACTGCGAGAGCCAGACTGGGAAAAATATCTGTGTGAATAATTCCTGGCTTTATCACATGCTGGATACAATTACGAACCTTTCCCCTCATTTTAGAATTGCCTATGCGGCAGGGGGATTAGCACTAACTATAATTATTACCGATGTTGACGGGGCTACAAAAATTTTTGAGAAAGGTGTTAAAAACTTTCCTAAGGATTGGCCGATCATTTATCGAGCAGCATATCACTATATTTATGAAGTGCACAATAAAGAGCGGGCTGCAGAACTACTCATCCAAGCGGGAAAAAATGGTGCGCCACCTTGGGTATACTCCTTAGCCGGGCGTATGTATTCTGATAATGGTCAGATTGAGTTGGCGGAAAAACTTCTTGAAGAAATGATCAACGAAAATCACGATAGTGTCATCGTCCAGAGACTCAAAGATAAAATCTCGTCCCTTAAGGAAAAACTGCAAACAAAAAAACAGAAGTAG
- a CDS encoding type IV pilin protein: MKRTTRTSQAGFSLVELMVVVAIIGVLAAIAIPSVNKYIAKARQSEAKTNLASLYTSEKAFYAEYSAYHSMFGAVGYSPEGKLRYNVGFTAAGAGIAGAANGYTNQPTAAPGTAITTLAYCGTTAASLSANGCMILNGADNTVPAPLSGGAFQITNNQFLIGARAIIYKSAADVWSIDHNKSLTNPTPGIN; the protein is encoded by the coding sequence GTGAAAAGAACTACTAGAACGTCCCAAGCGGGCTTCTCGCTCGTAGAGTTGATGGTCGTTGTGGCGATCATCGGTGTGTTGGCTGCGATCGCCATCCCATCAGTAAATAAGTACATCGCAAAAGCGCGTCAATCAGAAGCGAAGACAAACTTGGCTTCACTGTATACGTCTGAAAAAGCATTTTATGCTGAGTACAGTGCGTATCACTCTATGTTTGGTGCGGTTGGATACTCTCCTGAAGGTAAACTTCGCTATAACGTGGGCTTTACCGCTGCGGGCGCAGGTATTGCCGGGGCTGCGAATGGTTATACAAATCAACCGACGGCAGCTCCGGGTACTGCTATTACGACACTTGCATATTGCGGAACTACTGCAGCTTCATTGTCTGCAAATGGTTGCATGATTTTGAACGGTGCGGATAACACTGTTCCTGCACCGCTTTCCGGTGGTGCTTTCCAAATCACAAACAATCAATTCCTGATTGGTGCTCGTGCGATCATTTACAAATCCGCAGCCGATGTATGGTCAATTGACCATAATAAATCTTTGACGAATCCAACTCCTGGTATCAACTAA
- the clpS gene encoding ATP-dependent Clp protease adapter ClpS — translation MANDNGNKNGNYPYSSPEGEAGVQLVPKLDTPKMYKVILLNDDYTPMDFVVLVLRRFFAKSEEEATKIMLDVHKKGAGVAGVYSLEIAEMKVMQVNQFAQLNQNPLKSTLEEEP, via the coding sequence ATGGCAAATGATAACGGAAATAAAAACGGGAACTATCCATATTCATCTCCGGAGGGAGAAGCTGGGGTCCAGCTCGTCCCAAAACTAGACACTCCGAAGATGTATAAAGTGATTCTACTGAACGACGACTACACTCCTATGGACTTTGTCGTTCTTGTATTGCGTCGGTTCTTTGCGAAATCAGAGGAAGAAGCGACCAAAATCATGTTAGATGTACATAAGAAAGGCGCTGGTGTCGCAGGAGTCTATAGTCTAGAAATAGCTGAGATGAAAGTGATGCAAGTAAATCAATTCGCCCAACTTAATCAGAATCCCCTTAAGAGCACACTGGAGGAGGAACCATGA